One genomic window of Sulfurovum lithotrophicum includes the following:
- a CDS encoding DUF1566 domain-containing protein, whose amino-acid sequence MRILFLMFIAGSLSLASDVFVDSKTGLMWQDNSDAKYIQKDWNGAMLYCRQLRLAGHDDWRLPSIKELKHILSTEPRDGGMKKGFNYMGGSGYYWSSSENESNEEFAWMMNFKRGYEYSNYKSYERHIRCVRDIQ is encoded by the coding sequence ATGAGAATACTCTTTTTAATGTTTATAGCCGGCAGCCTGTCTTTGGCATCCGATGTCTTTGTCGATAGCAAAACGGGGCTTATGTGGCAAGACAACAGTGACGCGAAATATATACAAAAAGATTGGAATGGGGCCATGTTGTATTGCCGCCAGTTACGATTGGCCGGGCACGATGACTGGAGGCTTCCAAGCATTAAAGAACTCAAACATATACTCAGTACAGAACCACGCGATGGAGGTATGAAAAAAGGCTTTAACTATATGGGTGGCTCCGGATACTACTGGTCCTCTTCCGAAAATGAATCAAATGAAGAGTTCGCCTGGATGATGAATTTTAAACGGGGCTATGAATATAGTAATTACAAGAGCTATGAACGCCATATCCGCTGTGTACGAGACATACAATGA